A single Micromonospora sp. CCTCC AA 2012012 DNA region contains:
- a CDS encoding glutamine synthetase family protein: MRKAPLTLEQLRVAVAEGEIDTVVLALTDMQGRLQGKRIHAPFFLDNVLDEGSEGCNYLLAVDVDMNTVDGYAMSSWERGYGDFAMKPDLTTLRRTPWQPGSALVLADLEWLDGSGPVVASPRQILRRQLDRLAAHGLTAYAGTELEFVLFRDSYEDAWRRGYRDLTPANLYNVDYSLLGTARVEPLLRRIRTEMAGAGLTPESAKGECNLGQHEIAFRYDEAVACADHHVIYKNGAKEIAAQEGMSITFMAKPNAREGNSCHIHFSLRDADGRSAMLGDGPAHLSVTGQRVLAGLLDTMREFSLLFAPNINSYKRYQPGSFAPTALRWGTDNRTCALRLVGHGQGMRVENRVPGADVNPYLAIAALVAGAVHGIERELELGEECTGNAYGDPGAERVPATLRDALTGWESSELARDAFGDEVVAHYANQAKVELTAFDAAVTDWELTRGFERL; this comes from the coding sequence ATGAGGAAAGCCCCGCTCACGCTGGAACAGCTCCGAGTTGCCGTCGCCGAGGGCGAGATCGACACGGTGGTGCTGGCCCTGACCGACATGCAGGGCCGGTTGCAGGGCAAGCGGATCCACGCCCCCTTCTTCCTCGACAACGTGCTCGACGAAGGTAGCGAGGGCTGCAACTACCTGCTCGCCGTGGACGTCGACATGAACACCGTCGACGGGTACGCGATGTCGAGCTGGGAACGCGGCTACGGCGACTTCGCGATGAAGCCGGACCTGACCACGCTGCGCCGGACGCCCTGGCAGCCGGGCAGCGCGCTGGTCCTGGCCGACCTGGAGTGGCTGGACGGCAGCGGCCCGGTGGTCGCCTCGCCCCGGCAGATCCTGCGCCGGCAGCTCGACCGGCTGGCCGCCCACGGCCTCACCGCGTACGCGGGGACCGAGCTGGAGTTCGTGCTGTTCCGCGACTCGTACGAGGACGCGTGGCGGCGCGGTTACCGCGACCTCACCCCGGCGAACCTGTACAACGTGGACTACTCCCTGCTCGGCACGGCCCGGGTGGAGCCGCTGCTGCGCCGGATCCGCACCGAGATGGCCGGGGCGGGACTGACCCCGGAGAGCGCCAAGGGGGAGTGCAACCTCGGCCAGCACGAGATCGCCTTCCGCTACGACGAGGCGGTGGCCTGCGCCGACCACCACGTCATCTACAAGAACGGGGCCAAGGAGATCGCCGCCCAGGAGGGCATGTCGATCACCTTCATGGCCAAGCCGAACGCCCGCGAGGGCAACTCCTGCCACATCCACTTCTCGCTGCGCGACGCCGACGGCCGGTCGGCGATGCTGGGGGACGGGCCGGCGCACCTGAGCGTGACCGGGCAGCGGGTGCTGGCCGGGCTGCTCGACACGATGCGCGAGTTCAGCCTGCTGTTCGCCCCCAACATCAACTCCTACAAGCGCTACCAGCCGGGCTCGTTCGCGCCGACCGCGCTGCGCTGGGGCACCGACAACCGCACCTGCGCGCTGCGGCTGGTCGGGCACGGGCAGGGCATGCGGGTGGAGAACCGGGTGCCGGGCGCCGACGTGAACCCCTACCTGGCGATCGCGGCCCTGGTGGCCGGGGCGGTGCACGGCATCGAGCGGGAGCTGGAGCTGGGCGAGGAGTGCACCGGCAACGCGTACGGCGACCCGGGCGCCGAGCGGGTCCCCGCCACCCTCCGCGACGCGCTCACCGGCTGGGAGTCCTCCGAGCTGGCCCGCGACGCCTTCGGTGACGAGGTCGTCGCCCACTACGCCAACCAGGCGAAGGTCGAACTGACCGCCTTCGACGCCGCCGTGACCGACTGGGAACTCACCCGTGGCTTCGAACGCCTCTGA
- a CDS encoding amino acid permease gives MATTPAPTAEQPMDDDARRLAELGYKQELRRKWSGFSNFAISFSIISILAGCFTTFGQAWNNGGPVAISWGWPLISLFILIIGFCMAELVSAYPTAGGIYWWAATMGRPVHGWFTGWLNLIGLVAVTASVDYGCATFLNLTLSALFDSWAGTLHQTFGLFVVILVLHGLINIFGHHIIDVLQNVSVWWHVAGAAVVVAILAFVPDDHQSFRFVFTERFNNSGFGGGDSGRLTFWFYVLPLGFLLTQYTITGFDACAHVSEETRGASQAAAKGLWQSIFYSAVGGWILLLAFLFAATDVDAINKAGGFSGAIFESALSPFFFKTVIIISTIGQFFCGMSCVTSMSRMAYAFSRDRAVPGWRLWSRVDRNGTPVNAIIGATFAGLVLTLPALYQSAGIPVAFYAVVSVAVIGLYLSFLIPIFLRLRLGNRFVPGPWTLGPKYKLLGWIAVVEIAIISVYFVLPIVPAGVPGNDGFTWSAVNYAPLAVGGVLLLVALWWYASARKWFTGPRRTVDLPAPRPAADGTAPAEPSADRHR, from the coding sequence GTGGCCACGACGCCCGCGCCGACCGCCGAGCAACCGATGGACGACGACGCCCGACGGCTCGCCGAACTCGGCTACAAACAGGAGTTGCGCCGCAAGTGGAGCGGCTTCTCCAACTTCGCCATCTCGTTCTCGATCATCTCGATCCTGGCCGGCTGCTTCACCACCTTCGGCCAGGCGTGGAACAACGGCGGGCCGGTCGCCATCTCCTGGGGCTGGCCGCTGATCTCGCTCTTCATCCTGATCATCGGCTTCTGCATGGCCGAGCTGGTGTCCGCGTACCCGACGGCGGGCGGGATCTACTGGTGGGCGGCGACGATGGGGCGGCCGGTGCACGGCTGGTTCACCGGCTGGCTGAACCTGATCGGGCTGGTGGCGGTCACCGCGTCGGTCGACTACGGCTGCGCCACCTTCCTCAACCTGACGCTCTCCGCGCTCTTCGACTCCTGGGCCGGGACGCTGCACCAGACGTTCGGGCTCTTCGTGGTGATCCTCGTGCTGCACGGGCTGATCAACATCTTCGGGCACCACATCATCGACGTACTCCAGAACGTCTCGGTCTGGTGGCACGTGGCCGGTGCGGCGGTGGTGGTGGCCATCCTGGCGTTCGTGCCGGACGACCACCAGAGCTTCCGGTTCGTCTTCACCGAGCGGTTCAACAACTCCGGCTTCGGCGGCGGTGACAGCGGCAGGCTGACCTTCTGGTTCTACGTGCTGCCGCTGGGCTTCCTGCTGACCCAGTACACGATCACCGGCTTCGACGCCTGCGCGCACGTGTCGGAGGAGACCCGAGGCGCCTCGCAGGCCGCCGCGAAGGGGCTCTGGCAGTCGATCTTCTATTCGGCGGTGGGTGGTTGGATCCTGCTGCTCGCCTTCCTCTTCGCCGCCACCGACGTCGACGCGATCAACAAGGCCGGCGGCTTCTCCGGGGCGATCTTCGAGAGCGCGCTCAGCCCGTTCTTCTTCAAGACCGTCATCATCATCTCCACCATCGGGCAGTTCTTCTGCGGGATGAGCTGCGTGACCTCGATGTCCCGGATGGCGTACGCGTTCAGCCGGGACCGCGCGGTGCCCGGCTGGCGGCTCTGGTCCCGGGTCGACCGCAACGGCACCCCGGTCAACGCGATCATCGGAGCGACCTTCGCCGGCCTGGTGCTCACCCTGCCCGCCCTCTATCAGTCCGCCGGCATCCCGGTCGCCTTCTACGCGGTGGTCTCCGTCGCGGTGATCGGGCTCTACCTGTCGTTCCTCATCCCGATCTTCCTGCGGCTGCGGCTGGGGAACCGGTTCGTCCCCGGCCCGTGGACGCTCGGCCCGAAGTACAAGCTGCTCGGCTGGATCGCGGTGGTCGAGATCGCGATCATCTCGGTCTACTTCGTGCTGCCGATCGTCCCCGCCGGGGTGCCCGGCAACGACGGGTTCACCTGGTCGGCGGTGAACTACGCGCCGCTCGCCGTCGGTGGGGTGCTGCTGCTGGTCGCGCTCTGGTGGTACGCCTCGGCCCGGAAGTGGTTCACCGGCCCCCGCCGTACCGTCGACCTGCCCGCGCCCCGTCCCGCCGCCGACGGCACCGCGCCCGCCGAGCCGTCGGCGGACAGGCATCGCTAG
- a CDS encoding DUF456 domain-containing protein, with protein MSLSDTQAVVSVVAALAILAGLAGVVVPGLPALPLCWGGVLVWALFGDAGPGRWAVLAAATVVAAGGTVVKYLWPGRNLKRTGVPTSSLLAGGLLGLVGFFVIPVVGLVIGFVAGVFGAERLRLGSTQLAWPATVQALKAAGLSMLVEFLAGVVIAALWVAGLLFA; from the coding sequence GTGAGTCTGAGCGACACACAGGCGGTGGTCTCGGTGGTGGCGGCGCTGGCGATCCTCGCCGGGCTGGCCGGGGTGGTGGTGCCGGGGCTGCCGGCGCTGCCGCTGTGCTGGGGCGGGGTGCTGGTCTGGGCGCTCTTCGGCGACGCCGGGCCGGGACGCTGGGCGGTGCTCGCCGCCGCCACGGTGGTCGCGGCGGGCGGCACGGTGGTCAAGTACCTCTGGCCGGGGCGGAACCTGAAACGGACCGGGGTGCCGACGTCGTCGCTGCTGGCGGGGGGACTGCTGGGGCTGGTCGGGTTCTTCGTCATCCCGGTGGTCGGGCTGGTGATCGGCTTCGTGGCCGGGGTGTTCGGCGCCGAGCGGCTGCGGCTGGGCAGCACCCAGCTCGCCTGGCCGGCCACTGTGCAGGCGTTGAAGGCGGCGGGCCTGTCGATGCTGGTCGAGTTCCTGGCCGGCGTGGTGATCGCCGCCCTCTGGGTCGCCGGCCTGCTCTTCGCCTGA
- a CDS encoding putative bifunctional diguanylate cyclase/phosphodiesterase, with the protein MHAVPPPGGDDFSRPGAQAYAAEWARAVRRLGFVPLSAVETERLLLVHTGRLAEAVCAETFSAEPAEDVGRALVESHLTEPGVLDWSVRALGDRFLPWVLPALAGSAAAAERITAVQGGLAAGYARALRDRTFSQQERIARSAWQARDAVERALRDSEARFRAVFTGAAIGIGIAGVDGRIIDVNQSFADMLGYTVEELRETNVASLFHADDAAGMWELYQELIEGKHDSVRVEKRYHRKDGSIVWTDLAVSLIRHDDGRPRFTVAMIEDITERYELQQRLRFQALHDPLTGLPNRTLFFETLGKVLDGAGPEQRIGVCFLDLDGFKAINDSLGHDLGDRLLIVIAHRLADCVAGRGNLVARMGGDEFVILVDSGDGIDDAVAVAEAALAAVSAPVHVGDQQLAVSASIGIVECPAAETSASELMKAADTTLYWAKAEGRGRWAVYDPERSAADIARSALAANLPAALDRGEFVLHYQPIVSLLDGAMLAVEALVRWQHPELGLIGPDRFIGLAEETGLIVRLGAWVLNQACRDAESWRRAYPEAKLVVSVNLAARQADDPAIVETVATALSRTGLPAELLQLELTESAVMGTAGEPLRSLHRLAELGVRLAIDDFGTGYSNLAYLRRLPIHCLKLAGPFVEGIRADGADVAADHRDERIVDALVRLAHALELWVTAEAVETAVQAERLRSLRCDTGQGRWFGAPVPADQIRERLAGGREAA; encoded by the coding sequence ATGCACGCCGTCCCACCGCCCGGCGGGGACGACTTCAGCCGGCCGGGCGCCCAGGCGTACGCGGCCGAGTGGGCGCGGGCGGTCCGCCGGCTCGGGTTCGTGCCGCTCAGCGCGGTGGAGACCGAGCGGCTGCTGCTCGTGCACACCGGGCGGCTGGCCGAGGCGGTGTGCGCCGAGACGTTCTCCGCCGAGCCGGCGGAGGACGTCGGGCGGGCGCTGGTGGAGTCGCACCTCACCGAGCCCGGCGTACTCGACTGGTCGGTGCGGGCGTTGGGTGACCGCTTCCTGCCCTGGGTGCTGCCGGCGCTCGCCGGATCGGCGGCGGCGGCCGAGCGGATCACGGCCGTGCAGGGCGGCCTCGCCGCCGGGTACGCGCGGGCCCTGCGCGACCGCACCTTCAGCCAGCAGGAGCGGATCGCCCGCTCGGCCTGGCAGGCGCGGGACGCCGTGGAGCGGGCGCTGCGGGACAGCGAGGCACGGTTCCGGGCGGTCTTCACCGGGGCGGCGATCGGGATCGGCATCGCCGGCGTCGACGGCCGGATCATCGACGTCAACCAGTCCTTCGCGGACATGCTCGGCTACACCGTGGAGGAGCTGCGCGAGACCAACGTGGCGTCGCTCTTCCACGCCGACGACGCGGCCGGGATGTGGGAGCTGTACCAGGAGCTGATCGAGGGCAAGCACGACAGCGTCCGGGTGGAGAAGCGCTACCACCGCAAGGACGGCAGCATCGTCTGGACCGACCTCGCCGTCTCGCTGATCCGGCACGACGACGGCCGACCCCGCTTCACCGTCGCCATGATCGAGGACATCACCGAGCGGTACGAGCTCCAGCAGCGGCTGCGTTTCCAGGCGCTGCACGACCCGCTGACCGGCCTGCCCAACCGGACGCTCTTCTTCGAGACGCTGGGGAAGGTCCTCGACGGCGCCGGCCCGGAGCAGCGGATCGGGGTCTGCTTCCTCGACCTGGACGGGTTCAAGGCGATCAACGACAGCCTCGGCCACGACCTCGGCGACCGGCTGCTCATCGTGATCGCCCACCGGCTCGCCGACTGCGTCGCCGGGCGCGGGAACCTGGTCGCCCGGATGGGCGGCGACGAGTTCGTCATCCTGGTCGACTCCGGCGACGGCATCGACGACGCGGTGGCGGTGGCCGAGGCCGCCCTGGCCGCGGTCTCCGCCCCGGTGCACGTCGGTGACCAGCAGCTCGCCGTCTCGGCCAGCATCGGCATCGTCGAGTGCCCGGCCGCCGAGACCAGCGCGTCCGAGCTGATGAAGGCCGCCGACACGACCCTCTACTGGGCCAAGGCCGAGGGCCGGGGCCGCTGGGCGGTGTACGACCCCGAGCGCAGCGCCGCCGACATCGCCCGCTCGGCACTCGCCGCGAACCTGCCGGCCGCCCTGGACCGGGGCGAGTTCGTGCTGCACTACCAGCCGATCGTGTCCCTGCTGGACGGCGCCATGCTGGCCGTGGAGGCGCTGGTCCGCTGGCAGCACCCCGAGCTGGGGCTGATCGGGCCGGACCGGTTCATCGGCCTGGCGGAGGAGACCGGTCTGATCGTCCGGCTCGGCGCGTGGGTGCTCAACCAGGCCTGCCGCGACGCGGAGAGCTGGCGGCGGGCGTACCCGGAGGCGAAGCTGGTGGTCAGCGTCAACCTGGCCGCCCGGCAGGCCGACGACCCGGCGATCGTGGAGACCGTGGCCACCGCGCTGTCCCGCACCGGACTCCCGGCCGAGCTGCTCCAGCTGGAGCTGACCGAGAGCGCCGTGATGGGCACGGCGGGGGAGCCGCTGCGGTCGCTGCACCGGCTGGCCGAGCTGGGCGTACGACTGGCCATCGACGACTTCGGCACCGGGTACTCCAACCTGGCGTACCTGCGCCGGTTGCCGATCCACTGCCTGAAGCTGGCCGGCCCCTTCGTCGAGGGGATCCGGGCCGACGGCGCGGACGTCGCCGCCGACCACCGGGACGAGCGGATCGTCGACGCGCTGGTCCGGTTGGCGCACGCGCTGGAACTCTGGGTCACCGCCGAGGCGGTCGAGACGGCGGTGCAGGCGGAGCGGCTGCGCTCGCTGCGCTGCGACACCGGGCAGGGCCGCTGGTTCGGCGCCCCGGTCCCCGCCGACCAGATCCGGGAGCGGCTGGCCGGGGGAAGGGAGGCGGCGTGA
- a CDS encoding SAM-dependent methyltransferase, with protein sequence MQQDGLPAEIDLSRPSAARVYDYFLGGAHNFEIDRQLAEQIASMTPNLAATMRSGREFLRRAVRALLDAGIDQFLDIGSGIPTVGNVHEVAQAANPKARIVYVDIDPVAVAHSRELLAGNDLTTVLHADLREPDRILAEARESGLIDFARPMGILLAGVVHFIPDADRPGDILATLRAAAAPGSFLVISHSTFEDQPQEMLDAQRLSARTDTEITLRSRAEISAFFGDWTILEPGVVHMPLWRPDSPSDVDEHPERFGAFGGVGRYDQPAG encoded by the coding sequence ATGCAGCAGGACGGACTTCCCGCCGAGATCGACCTGAGCCGGCCCAGCGCCGCCCGGGTCTACGACTACTTCCTCGGTGGCGCGCACAACTTCGAGATCGACCGGCAGCTCGCCGAGCAGATCGCCAGCATGACCCCGAACCTGGCCGCCACCATGCGCTCCGGCCGCGAGTTCCTCCGCCGGGCCGTCCGGGCCCTGCTCGACGCCGGCATCGACCAGTTCCTCGACATCGGCTCCGGCATCCCCACCGTGGGCAACGTGCACGAGGTCGCCCAGGCGGCGAACCCCAAGGCCCGCATCGTGTACGTCGACATCGACCCGGTCGCCGTGGCGCACAGCCGGGAACTGCTCGCCGGCAACGACCTGACCACGGTGCTCCACGCCGACCTGCGCGAGCCGGACCGGATCCTCGCCGAGGCCCGCGAGAGCGGTCTGATCGACTTCGCCCGCCCGATGGGCATCCTGCTCGCCGGGGTGGTCCACTTCATCCCCGACGCCGACCGCCCCGGGGACATCCTGGCCACCCTGCGCGCGGCGGCCGCCCCCGGCAGCTTCCTGGTCATCTCGCACTCCACCTTCGAGGACCAGCCGCAGGAGATGCTCGACGCGCAGCGGCTGTCGGCGCGTACGGACACCGAGATCACGCTCCGCTCGCGGGCCGAAATCAGCGCCTTCTTCGGCGACTGGACGATCCTCGAACCGGGTGTGGTGCACATGCCGCTGTGGCGGCCCGACTCCCCGTCCGACGTGGACGAGCACCCCGAGCGGTTCGGGGCCTTCGGCGGCGTCGGCCGGTACGACCAGCCGGCCGGCTGA
- the pcaF gene encoding 3-oxoadipyl-CoA thiolase — translation MTVAYLVSGVRTPIGRYAGALAGVRPDDLAAHVIRELVARHPAVDWARTDDVILGCANQAGEDNRNVARMAALLGGLPEQVPGSTVNRLCGSGLDALATAARSIVAGDADLVVAGGVESMSRAPFVMPKATTAFSRTAEVYDTTIGWRLVNPLMKQGWGIDSMPETAENVAAEYGVDRTAQDEFAYRSQQRAAKAQADGRFADEIVPVTVPAGRRETKLVEVDEHPRETTLAKLAALPTPFREGGTVTAGNSSGVNDGAVALLVASEAAVSRYGLTPLARVGGAAAAGVPPRIMGMGPVPATRKLLERRGLGLDAVDVIELNEAFAAQSVAVLRELGLPEDAEHVNPNGGAIALGHPLGASGARLALTAALELRRRGGRRALATMCVGVGQGISLLLESAA, via the coding sequence ATGACCGTGGCCTACCTCGTTTCCGGAGTCCGCACCCCGATCGGCCGGTACGCCGGCGCCCTCGCCGGGGTCCGCCCCGACGACCTCGCCGCGCACGTGATCCGCGAGCTGGTCGCCCGCCACCCCGCCGTGGACTGGGCCCGCACCGACGACGTGATCCTGGGCTGCGCCAACCAGGCCGGCGAGGACAACCGCAACGTGGCCCGGATGGCGGCGCTGCTCGGCGGGCTGCCCGAGCAGGTGCCCGGCAGCACGGTCAACCGGCTCTGCGGCTCCGGCCTCGACGCCCTCGCCACCGCCGCCCGGTCGATCGTGGCCGGCGACGCCGACCTGGTGGTGGCCGGCGGGGTGGAGAGCATGAGCCGGGCGCCCTTCGTCATGCCGAAGGCGACCACCGCGTTCTCCCGCACCGCCGAGGTCTACGACACCACCATCGGCTGGCGGCTGGTCAACCCGCTGATGAAGCAGGGCTGGGGCATCGACTCGATGCCCGAGACGGCGGAGAACGTGGCCGCCGAGTACGGCGTCGACCGGACCGCGCAGGACGAGTTCGCGTACCGCTCCCAGCAGCGGGCCGCCAAGGCGCAGGCCGACGGCCGGTTCGCCGATGAGATCGTGCCGGTGACCGTGCCGGCCGGGCGCCGCGAGACGAAGCTGGTCGAGGTCGACGAGCACCCGCGGGAGACCACGCTCGCCAAGCTCGCCGCGCTGCCCACCCCGTTCCGCGAGGGCGGCACGGTGACCGCCGGCAACTCCTCCGGCGTCAACGACGGCGCGGTCGCCCTGCTGGTCGCCTCCGAGGCCGCGGTCTCCCGGTACGGCCTCACCCCGCTCGCCCGGGTCGGTGGCGCCGCGGCGGCCGGCGTACCGCCGCGGATCATGGGCATGGGCCCGGTGCCCGCCACCCGGAAGCTGCTGGAGCGGCGGGGTCTCGGGCTCGACGCGGTCGACGTGATCGAGCTGAACGAGGCGTTCGCCGCCCAGTCCGTGGCGGTGCTGCGGGAGCTGGGCCTGCCCGAGGACGCCGAACACGTCAACCCGAACGGCGGCGCGATCGCGCTCGGCCACCCGCTCGGCGCCAGCGGCGCCCGGCTGGCGCTGACCGCCGCGCTGGAGCTGCGTCGCCGGGGTGGCCGCCGGGCGCTGGCAACCATGTGCGTCGGCGTCGGTCAGGGGATCTCCCTGCTGCTGGAGTCCGCCGCCTGA
- a CDS encoding glutathione S-transferase family protein, whose product MARAQFDAETAGGGQFVRQPNRFTGRVTPHSTSPAGGGPDEQGRWPLEAGRYRLIWCRACPWAHRARIVRSLLGLDEVISLGTVDPIRDERGWRFALDPDGFDPVLGIGFLSEAYLATDRDYTGRVTVPALVDTVTGRVVTNDYPQLTLDFSTEWRRFHAPDAPDLYPVELRPELDALMAEIHRDVNNGVYRCGFATSQQAYDEAYTALFARLDALSERLAGRRYLMGDAITEADVRLFTTLVRFDVAYHGHFKCNRQKLTEMPVLWAYARDLFQTPGFGETVDFDHIKRHYYGTHEAINPTRIVPLGPDTSGWTTPHGRG is encoded by the coding sequence ATGGCCCGGGCCCAGTTCGACGCAGAGACCGCCGGCGGCGGCCAGTTCGTCCGCCAACCCAATCGGTTCACCGGTCGGGTCACCCCGCACTCCACCTCCCCGGCGGGCGGCGGCCCCGACGAGCAGGGCCGCTGGCCGCTGGAGGCCGGCCGGTACCGGCTGATCTGGTGCCGGGCCTGCCCGTGGGCGCACCGGGCCCGGATCGTCCGGAGCCTGCTCGGCCTGGACGAGGTGATCTCGCTCGGCACCGTCGACCCGATCCGCGACGAGCGGGGCTGGCGGTTCGCCCTCGACCCGGACGGCTTCGACCCGGTGCTCGGGATCGGCTTCCTCTCCGAGGCCTATCTGGCGACCGACCGGGACTACACCGGCCGGGTGACCGTGCCGGCGCTGGTGGACACGGTGACGGGGCGGGTGGTCACCAACGACTATCCGCAGCTCACCCTGGATTTCTCCACCGAGTGGCGGCGGTTCCACGCCCCGGACGCGCCGGACCTCTATCCGGTCGAGCTGCGTCCGGAGCTGGACGCGCTGATGGCGGAGATCCACCGGGACGTCAACAACGGCGTCTACCGCTGCGGCTTCGCCACCTCCCAGCAGGCGTACGACGAGGCGTACACGGCGCTCTTCGCGCGGCTGGACGCGCTGTCGGAACGGCTGGCCGGCCGCCGCTACCTGATGGGCGACGCGATCACCGAGGCGGACGTGCGGCTCTTCACCACGCTGGTCCGCTTCGACGTGGCCTATCACGGCCACTTCAAGTGCAACCGGCAGAAGCTGACCGAGATGCCGGTGCTGTGGGCGTACGCCCGGGACCTGTTCCAGACGCCCGGCTTCGGTGAGACGGTGGACTTCGACCACATCAAGCGGCACTACTACGGCACCCACGAGGCGATCAACCCGACCCGGATCGTGCCGCTGGGCCCGGACACCTCGGGCTGGACCACGCCGCACGGGCGTGGCTGA
- a CDS encoding DUF998 domain-containing protein, with product MADVAVVRAAAASAAAGCITAGAVAVTVAVVAGPGPGLTGYVSEAGVTDSGYAGAYRIGVFALAAALLLLAAALPPALRTAAALLATGGVATVLSGTVTCSAGCPLPPFEATTVADLVHGGASIAATATVVFGMLALVAAPAAGRALRRVAALGAALALPLAAAVGLAMLLVGRGALVGVLERLLLAVAAGWGLATAGTLGMARGNSSPVGL from the coding sequence GTGGCTGACGTCGCCGTCGTCCGGGCCGCCGCCGCGTCGGCCGCCGCCGGCTGCATCACGGCCGGGGCGGTCGCCGTGACGGTCGCCGTGGTCGCCGGTCCGGGCCCGGGCCTGACCGGGTACGTCAGCGAGGCCGGGGTCACCGACAGCGGCTACGCCGGGGCGTACCGGATCGGGGTGTTCGCCCTGGCGGCGGCGTTGCTGCTGCTCGCCGCGGCACTGCCCCCGGCGCTGCGGACGGCGGCGGCGCTGCTCGCCACCGGCGGGGTCGCCACGGTGCTCTCCGGGACGGTGACGTGCAGCGCGGGCTGCCCGCTGCCGCCCTTCGAGGCGACCACGGTGGCCGACCTGGTGCACGGCGGCGCGAGCATCGCGGCGACCGCGACGGTGGTCTTCGGCATGCTGGCGCTGGTCGCCGCACCGGCGGCGGGCCGGGCGCTGCGCCGGGTCGCGGCGCTCGGCGCGGCGCTGGCCCTGCCGCTCGCCGCCGCCGTCGGGCTGGCGATGCTGCTGGTCGGCCGGGGTGCCCTGGTGGGCGTGCTGGAACGCCTGCTGCTGGCGGTCGCGGCCGGCTGGGGCCTGGCCACCGCCGGCACCCTGGGCATGGCGCGGGGGAATTCTTCCCCGGTCGGGCTGTAA
- a CDS encoding dicarboxylate/amino acid:cation symporter, whose protein sequence is MRKIPFSVQILLGLVLGVALGFLARANDLSWLASTLDTVGGLFIQLLKLAVPPLVFTAIVVSVVSLRGVANAARLALKTLLWFGITALIAVTIGIGLGLLVDPGRGVSLDVAGAAAPKKTGSWTDFLTGIVPTNPVGAFVEGNVLQIVFLALVVGAAALLVGKAAEPFVEFNRSVLTIVQKALWWVIRLAPIGTLGLIGHAVASYGWDLLAPLAKFTTAVYVGCAIVLVVVYPVLLLAAGRLNPLRFYAGAWPAIELAFVSRSSVGTMPVTQRSVERLGVPREYASFAVPFGATTKMDGCAAIYPALAAIFVAQVFGVNLSVTDYLLIAFVSVVGSAATAGLTGAIVMLTLTLSTLGLPLAGAGLLLAIDPILDMIRTATNVAGQAVVPTIVAAREGTLDRTAYESAGRRELVEPDEADRPARQDELTPVPA, encoded by the coding sequence CTGCGCAAGATTCCCTTTTCCGTGCAGATCCTGCTCGGCCTCGTCCTCGGCGTGGCGCTCGGCTTCCTCGCCCGCGCCAACGACCTGAGCTGGCTGGCCAGCACCCTCGACACCGTCGGCGGCCTCTTCATCCAGCTGCTCAAGCTGGCCGTCCCGCCGCTGGTCTTCACCGCCATCGTGGTCAGCGTGGTCAGCCTGCGCGGCGTGGCCAACGCGGCCCGGCTGGCGCTCAAGACGCTGCTCTGGTTCGGCATCACCGCCCTGATCGCGGTGACCATCGGCATCGGCCTCGGCCTGCTGGTCGACCCGGGCCGGGGCGTCTCCCTGGACGTCGCCGGCGCCGCCGCGCCGAAGAAGACCGGCTCCTGGACCGACTTCCTCACCGGCATCGTGCCCACCAACCCGGTCGGCGCCTTCGTCGAGGGCAACGTGCTGCAGATCGTCTTCCTCGCCCTGGTCGTCGGTGCCGCCGCGCTGCTGGTCGGCAAGGCCGCCGAGCCGTTCGTCGAGTTCAACCGCTCCGTGCTGACCATCGTGCAGAAGGCGCTCTGGTGGGTGATCCGGCTCGCCCCGATCGGCACCCTCGGCCTGATCGGCCACGCCGTCGCCTCGTACGGCTGGGACCTGCTCGCCCCGCTGGCCAAGTTCACCACCGCCGTCTACGTCGGCTGCGCGATCGTGCTCGTCGTGGTCTACCCGGTGCTGCTGCTGGCCGCCGGCCGGCTCAACCCGCTGCGCTTCTACGCCGGTGCCTGGCCGGCGATCGAGCTGGCGTTCGTCTCCCGCTCCTCGGTGGGCACCATGCCGGTGACCCAGCGCTCCGTCGAGCGGCTCGGCGTCCCCCGCGAGTACGCCTCCTTCGCGGTGCCCTTCGGTGCCACCACCAAGATGGACGGCTGCGCCGCCATCTACCCGGCGCTGGCCGCGATCTTCGTGGCGCAGGTGTTCGGGGTGAACCTGAGCGTCACCGACTACCTGCTGATCGCCTTCGTGTCGGTGGTCGGCTCGGCGGCGACCGCCGGTCTGACCGGCGCGATCGTGATGCTGACCCTGACCCTCAGCACGCTGGGGCTGCCGCTGGCCGGCGCCGGTCTGCTGCTGGCCATCGACCCGATCCTGGACATGATCAGGACCGCCACCAACGTGGCCGGTCAGGCGGTCGTGCCGACCATCGTGGCCGCCCGCGAGGGCACCCTCGACCGGACCGCGTACGAGTCTGCCGGCCGGCGTGAGCTGGTCGAGCCCGACGAGGCCGACCGGCCGGCCCGGCAGGACGAGCTGACCCCGGTCCCCGCCTGA